In Syntrophales bacterium, one genomic interval encodes:
- the mtnA gene encoding S-methyl-5-thioribose-1-phosphate isomerase yields MIRTIAWQDDMVVLVDQKALPAQEAYVLCRDYTDVAAAIKDMTVRGAPAIGIAAAMGIALGFGRRRREAREDQRESLHRICDDFGATRPTAANLFRAIHRMKECFEASDDADFTIVAGRLKEEALRMLDEDIESNQWIGRFGRDLVPPGSTVLTHCNAGALATGGYGTALGVIRAAHEKGAIRRVFAGETRPLLQGARLTAWELAREGIPVTVITDSMAGHFMARKEIDLVIVGADRIAANGDTANKIGTYTLALLAREHDIPFYVAAPRTTIDAETATGDDIPIEERYPEEVLTMAGTPTAPAGTQALNPAFDVTPNRLITAIITDAGIIRQPFEAGIIEIFKS; encoded by the coding sequence ATGATTCGAACCATAGCGTGGCAGGACGACATGGTGGTCCTGGTTGACCAGAAGGCCCTTCCAGCGCAGGAGGCCTATGTCCTCTGCCGGGACTATACCGATGTTGCCGCCGCCATCAAGGATATGACCGTTCGGGGAGCGCCGGCCATAGGTATCGCCGCGGCCATGGGAATCGCTCTCGGGTTCGGCAGGCGCCGCAGGGAGGCACGGGAAGACCAGCGGGAGTCCCTGCATCGGATATGTGACGACTTCGGAGCGACGAGACCCACGGCGGCCAATCTTTTCCGGGCCATCCATCGTATGAAGGAATGCTTCGAGGCGTCAGACGATGCCGATTTCACGATTGTGGCCGGGCGTCTCAAGGAAGAGGCGCTGCGGATGCTCGATGAGGACATCGAATCGAATCAATGGATCGGACGATTCGGAAGGGATCTGGTCCCGCCGGGAAGCACGGTACTGACGCATTGCAATGCCGGAGCCCTGGCGACGGGAGGTTATGGTACCGCACTGGGTGTTATCAGGGCGGCCCATGAAAAGGGGGCCATACGCCGTGTTTTCGCCGGTGAAACGAGGCCCCTGCTCCAGGGAGCCCGGCTGACTGCCTGGGAACTGGCCCGCGAAGGCATCCCCGTGACGGTTATAACGGATTCCATGGCGGGGCATTTCATGGCCCGGAAAGAAATCGACCTGGTCATCGTGGGGGCCGACCGCATAGCGGCTAACGGTGATACGGCGAACAAGATCGGAACCTACACGCTGGCTCTCCTGGCACGGGAGCATGACATCCCTTTTTACGTCGCGGCGCCGAGAACAACGATAGATGCGGAAACAGCGACGGGCGATGATATTCCTATCGAGGAGCGCTATCCGGAAGAAGTGTTGACCATGGCCGGAACACCCACGGCACCGGCCGGAACCCAGGCCCTCAACCCGGCTTTCGACGTCACGCCCAACAGGTTGATCACAGCGATCATCACCGATGCCGGCATCATACGGCAGCCCTTTGAAGCGGGTATTATAGAAATTTTCAAAAGCTGA
- a CDS encoding HAD-IA family hydrolase has product MNRLYLFDFDGVIADSRSVYEHFVIACLEKMDEPLRITADDFLEFFDDNFFESIQKRGIPLDRFLEMGATLNPVDYSQIAVFHDILPVLEELSHRNRLAVISSSLSDPIEAVLNRTQAYHLFSAVLGADYSTSKTEKILHIMEQWKKGPRETFYIGDTTGDIREAKRAGVQSVAVTWGWHPEERLRTADPDHIVRTPRDLLTLNDGAGRP; this is encoded by the coding sequence ATGAACCGGCTGTACCTTTTCGATTTCGACGGTGTCATCGCCGATTCCCGTTCAGTCTACGAGCATTTCGTCATTGCTTGCCTCGAAAAGATGGACGAGCCCCTGCGCATAACGGCCGATGACTTCCTTGAATTTTTCGACGACAACTTCTTCGAGTCGATACAGAAGCGTGGGATTCCCCTGGACCGGTTCCTGGAAATGGGGGCGACCCTGAATCCCGTCGACTATTCACAAATAGCTGTTTTTCATGACATACTGCCCGTTCTCGAAGAGCTTTCACACAGAAACCGTCTCGCCGTCATTTCATCCAGTCTGTCAGACCCCATTGAAGCGGTCCTGAACCGGACTCAAGCGTACCACCTTTTCAGTGCCGTTCTCGGTGCCGACTACTCGACCAGTAAAACGGAAAAAATTCTTCACATCATGGAACAATGGAAGAAAGGACCCCGGGAGACCTTCTACATCGGCGACACAACAGGCGATATACGGGAAGCGAAACGGGCCGGCGTCCAATCCGTGGCCGTCACCTGGGGGTGGCATCCGGAAGAACGTCTTCGGACCGCCGATCCCGATCACATCGTCAGGACCCCCCGTGATCTGCTCACTCTCAACGACGGGGCCGGCCGACCCTGA
- a CDS encoding rubrerythrin family protein, with protein sequence MSKTEKNLKEAFAGESQANRKYLAFAEKADKDGYRQAARLFRAVAAAETVHAHAHLRVMRGIGTTQENLKEAIEGEIHEFKSMYPDMVTVAGEEGNAAAERSFAFAMEVEELHANLYRNMLENLDAGGREYPYYICPVCGFTAEEEPPGTCPVCGARGSVFQRVE encoded by the coding sequence ATGTCGAAAACGGAAAAAAACCTGAAAGAAGCTTTTGCCGGTGAGTCCCAGGCGAACAGGAAATACCTCGCCTTTGCCGAAAAGGCGGACAAGGACGGCTATCGCCAGGCTGCGCGCCTTTTCAGGGCGGTCGCCGCGGCTGAGACGGTACACGCCCATGCCCACCTGCGGGTCATGAGGGGGATCGGGACCACGCAGGAAAACCTGAAAGAGGCGATAGAGGGTGAAATTCACGAGTTCAAGAGCATGTATCCTGATATGGTTACCGTCGCCGGGGAAGAAGGAAACGCCGCGGCCGAACGCAGTTTTGCCTTTGCCATGGAAGTTGAAGAACTGCACGCGAACCTCTACCGGAACATGCTGGAAAACCTCGATGCCGGGGGAAGGGAGTACCCCTACTATATCTGTCCCGTGTGCGGCTTCACCGCCGAGGAAGAGCCTCCCGGCACCTGTCCCGTCTGTGGCGCCAGGGGATCCGTCTTCCAGAGAGTGGAGTGA
- a CDS encoding pyridoxamine 5'-phosphate oxidase family protein: protein MNLGAYFDKVKGVGVMATADAEGNVNAAALSKPVMMDENTVAFIMSGHLTHQNLTSNPKACYFFREQDGYDGKRLYLTKIKEEEGSELIETIRKKRYPIFTIKYNNESKYVVFFRVDKVLPLVADGVLRPGIREQG, encoded by the coding sequence ATGAATTTAGGAGCATATTTCGACAAGGTAAAGGGAGTCGGCGTCATGGCGACGGCCGATGCGGAAGGAAACGTCAATGCCGCCGCGCTTTCAAAACCGGTGATGATGGATGAAAACACTGTGGCCTTCATCATGTCCGGCCACCTGACCCATCAGAATCTGACGTCAAACCCCAAGGCGTGCTATTTTTTCAGGGAACAAGACGGTTATGACGGCAAACGACTCTATCTGACGAAAATCAAAGAGGAAGAAGGCAGCGAGCTGATCGAGACCATCAGAAAAAAGCGGTATCCCATTTTCACCATAAAATACAATAACGAATCGAAGTATGTTGTGTTCTTCAGGGTCGACAAGGTTCTCCCGCTGGTTGCCGATGGGGTTTTGAGGCCCGGCATAAGGGAACAGGGGTAG
- a CDS encoding ferritin family protein produces MTTGFEAGDIFEIAMRIEENGSNFYRFAVQIAATEDAKQLFRCLAEEEDKHKEIFRTMLAGIERQEPREGYPGEYGAYLRSYVDNNIIFTKEVMDRELEGVQDTPSALNFAIKRELDSILYYHEIKNFVPPKHHQAIDDIIDEERRHFEVLSELKKKYT; encoded by the coding sequence ATGACCACTGGCTTTGAAGCAGGGGATATTTTTGAGATTGCCATGAGAATCGAGGAGAACGGAAGCAACTTTTACCGGTTTGCCGTTCAGATAGCTGCTACTGAAGATGCAAAACAGCTTTTTAGATGCCTTGCCGAGGAAGAGGACAAGCATAAAGAAATATTCAGGACCATGCTCGCGGGTATCGAACGGCAGGAACCGCGGGAAGGGTATCCCGGTGAGTACGGTGCCTATCTGAGAAGCTACGTTGACAACAACATCATCTTTACGAAGGAAGTTATGGACCGTGAACTTGAGGGCGTACAGGATACGCCCTCGGCATTGAACTTTGCCATCAAGCGGGAACTCGATTCCATTCTCTACTATCACGAGATCAAGAATTTTGTGCCCCCGAAGCACCACCAGGCCATCGATGACATCATCGATGAAGAACGCAGGCATTTCGAGGTTCTGTCTGAACTTAAAAAGAAGTACACATAA
- a CDS encoding rubredoxin: MSTPAARYVCSICGYVYDPAAGDPDGGIPAGTAFEELPHDWVCPVCGASRDEFDRE; the protein is encoded by the coding sequence ATATCCACGCCGGCCGCGCGCTACGTCTGTTCCATATGCGGTTATGTATACGACCCGGCTGCGGGGGATCCCGACGGGGGGATACCGGCCGGAACGGCCTTTGAGGAACTTCCTCATGACTGGGTGTGCCCGGTCTGCGGTGCCTCCAGGGATGAGTTTGACAGAGAGTGA
- a CDS encoding enoyl-CoA hydratase-related protein — MSEILLQERTDEGILILTLNRPDAMNCFNFDLLAVLSDVIREANFDMDLRCIIVTGSRSGDDPKKWAFSTGADLKERRTLTQDQVRRFIFTIRNTFTAVEQVRVPVIAAINGYAFGGGTELALACDLRIASSNVLMGLTETSLAIIPGAGGTQRLPRIVGVAKAKELIFTARRINAQTALEIGLVSRVVEPDQLMDAAMELAREIAKNGPIGVAQAKFTLNYGTEASLGVALPLESKAYEVTIPTKDRLEALAAFVEKRKPVFKGE, encoded by the coding sequence ATGTCAGAAATTCTGTTGCAGGAAAGGACAGACGAAGGCATCCTGATTCTCACTCTGAATCGCCCCGATGCCATGAACTGCTTCAATTTTGATCTGCTTGCCGTTCTGTCCGATGTGATTCGCGAAGCCAATTTCGACATGGACCTTCGCTGCATCATCGTTACCGGATCCCGTTCCGGCGACGATCCCAAAAAGTGGGCATTTTCAACCGGGGCAGACTTGAAGGAGCGCCGGACACTGACGCAGGACCAGGTCCGCCGGTTCATCTTCACGATCCGTAACACTTTTACCGCCGTGGAGCAGGTTCGTGTTCCCGTGATAGCCGCCATCAATGGCTACGCTTTCGGCGGCGGGACAGAACTGGCACTGGCCTGTGATCTGCGGATCGCCTCGTCAAACGTTCTCATGGGATTGACAGAGACGAGCCTCGCCATCATTCCCGGAGCCGGCGGGACTCAGCGTCTCCCCCGCATTGTGGGCGTAGCCAAGGCGAAGGAGCTTATTTTCACGGCCAGAAGGATCAACGCCCAGACGGCGCTTGAAATCGGTCTCGTGAGCCGTGTCGTGGAACCTGACCAACTGATGGACGCGGCCATGGAGCTGGCCCGAGAAATTGCCAAGAACGGCCCCATCGGCGTGGCCCAGGCGAAATTCACCCTCAACTACGGGACCGAAGCCAGCCTCGGCGTTGCCCTGCCACTGGAATCCAAGGCCTACGAAGTGACGATTCCCACGAAGGATCGGCTGGAAGCCCTGGCCGCCTTCGTGGAAAAACGCAAACCAGTCTTTAAGGGAGAATAA
- a CDS encoding pyruvate carboxyltransferase: MATEYDLWKIFPRMPKKVTIGDITIRDGFQHHEKFISTKAKIFYGQEMILAGCRELEVTNLAPRTTPQFVDAADVMKALRDDEFRKRAARRGIDIDKDICLTAVTIREPSVDLAIQMKQEGYGPDRILMMVSTDPEHHFANSGTTLTQYWREAERCIKKARDAGIKMCGTVSTIWGSPISGATKLEDAVEFTKRWFEIGAHDIEHADHDGSANAADVYRYFSMILDAMPNPEAHLCHLHETKRIASSSVLAALQAGLTRFEATLGGMGGQPANFLDDCPIRGTGEYYYKDARYVGLICMEDLLVQIDELGIEHGYDVDRILWLGQKMEKTAGMRLRSEAVINGRTQKEGNWQFARPGLKKLIEREGEQPGQRIPPDWAPKAVLPEKWGPSDPTWAQ, encoded by the coding sequence ATGGCGACAGAATATGATCTTTGGAAAATTTTTCCAAGAATGCCGAAAAAGGTTACCATCGGCGACATAACCATCCGTGATGGTTTTCAGCACCATGAGAAGTTCATTTCCACGAAGGCCAAGATTTTTTACGGCCAGGAAATGATCCTCGCCGGGTGCCGGGAGCTCGAGGTGACGAACCTGGCTCCGCGCACGACACCGCAGTTCGTCGACGCGGCTGATGTCATGAAGGCTCTGCGGGACGATGAGTTCCGGAAGCGTGCCGCCCGTCGCGGCATCGACATCGACAAGGACATCTGCCTGACGGCCGTCACGATCCGCGAACCATCGGTTGACCTTGCCATCCAGATGAAGCAGGAAGGGTACGGCCCGGACCGCATACTCATGATGGTATCCACCGACCCGGAACACCATTTTGCCAATTCGGGCACCACGCTGACCCAGTACTGGCGCGAAGCCGAGCGCTGCATCAAGAAGGCCCGCGACGCGGGAATCAAGATGTGCGGCACGGTGAGTACCATCTGGGGCAGCCCCATCAGCGGCGCCACGAAACTCGAGGATGCCGTGGAATTCACCAAGCGCTGGTTTGAGATCGGTGCCCATGACATCGAGCACGCCGACCATGACGGTTCTGCCAATGCCGCCGACGTGTACCGCTACTTTTCGATGATTCTCGATGCCATGCCGAACCCCGAGGCCCATCTCTGCCACCTGCACGAAACAAAGCGCATCGCTTCCTCGTCAGTCCTCGCAGCCCTCCAGGCCGGTCTCACCCGCTTCGAGGCGACGCTTGGAGGTATGGGCGGCCAGCCGGCGAACTTCCTTGATGATTGTCCCATCAGGGGAACCGGCGAGTACTATTACAAGGACGCCCGTTATGTGGGTCTCATCTGCATGGAAGACCTGCTCGTTCAGATCGACGAGTTGGGAATCGAGCATGGCTACGATGTGGACCGCATCCTCTGGCTCGGTCAGAAAATGGAGAAGACAGCGGGCATGCGGCTTCGGTCGGAAGCGGTCATCAATGGCCGGACCCAGAAGGAAGGGAACTGGCAGTTCGCCCGTCCGGGCCTGAAAAAACTCATTGAAAGGGAAGGGGAACAGCCGGGTCAGCGAATTCCTCCGGACTGGGCTCCGAAGGCCGTTCTGCCCGAAAAGTGGGGTCCCTCGGATCCGACCTGGGCACAATAA
- a CDS encoding acetyl-CoA carboxylase biotin carboxyl carrier protein subunit, producing MALEIVAPMPGTIGEILVEVGDAVNADDELIILEAMKMENPIVAPEAGTVKEIKVKEADKVDSNQLLIVLE from the coding sequence ATGGCTTTAGAAATCGTAGCACCCATGCCCGGAACGATCGGGGAAATTCTGGTTGAGGTCGGCGATGCCGTCAATGCGGATGATGAGCTCATCATCCTCGAAGCCATGAAAATGGAAAACCCCATCGTCGCTCCTGAGGCGGGGACCGTTAAAGAAATCAAGGTAAAGGAGGCGGATAAAGTCGACTCCAACCAGTTGCTGATCGTGTTGGAGTAG
- a CDS encoding SDR family oxidoreductase translates to MDLKLKDKVALVAGGSMGLGKAVAMTLSEEGARVAVGALDDSFLPEAADEIRRATGGEVLAIATDVSKPDEARLFVRKAIDHFGTVDILVNNAGGPPSTPFLDIDDTLWEFGFRLNLLSTIAMTREVIPVMKEKRWGRIINMTSISVKQPIDGLILSNTIRSGVIGLAKSLSNELAPFNITVNSVCPGYTMTERVRTLAASMAEKEQTTPEEIIRRWESAIPMGRMGTPEEFSTLVAYLASEGSGYITGAAIQIDGGWYKGIM, encoded by the coding sequence ATGGATCTGAAATTGAAAGATAAAGTCGCTTTGGTTGCCGGCGGCAGCATGGGGTTGGGAAAAGCTGTGGCGATGACGCTGTCGGAAGAAGGAGCCCGCGTGGCTGTCGGAGCCCTCGATGATTCCTTCCTTCCCGAAGCGGCCGATGAAATACGCCGCGCAACCGGTGGCGAGGTACTCGCCATAGCCACAGACGTCAGCAAGCCTGACGAAGCGCGGCTGTTCGTGCGGAAAGCCATCGATCATTTCGGGACGGTGGACATCCTTGTCAACAACGCCGGCGGACCGCCATCGACGCCCTTTCTTGATATAGACGATACCCTCTGGGAGTTTGGTTTTCGCCTGAACCTTTTGAGTACCATCGCCATGACCCGCGAAGTAATTCCCGTTATGAAAGAGAAGAGGTGGGGCCGCATCATCAACATGACGTCCATTTCGGTCAAGCAGCCCATCGATGGATTGATCCTGTCGAACACGATCCGTTCCGGCGTCATCGGCCTTGCCAAGTCACTGTCCAATGAACTGGCGCCCTTCAACATCACCGTCAACAGCGTCTGCCCCGGTTATACCATGACCGAACGTGTCCGAACGCTTGCCGCATCTATGGCCGAAAAGGAACAGACAACACCGGAGGAAATAATCCGGCGCTGGGAATCCGCCATTCCCATGGGAAGAATGGGTACCCCTGAAGAGTTCTCGACCCTTGTCGCCTACCTTGCGTCTGAGGGGAGCGGGTATATCACGGGGGCGGCTATTCAGATCGACGGGGGATGGTACAAGGGAATCATGTAG
- a CDS encoding zinc ribbon domain-containing protein yields the protein MPLYDFACTLCGHEYEALLKIDEPWDGLECPKCGGRSPKKLVTAFKTDAWSKFLDGMERKVNPLKFK from the coding sequence ATGCCACTGTATGATTTTGCCTGTACCCTATGCGGTCATGAATACGAGGCGCTTTTAAAAATTGATGAACCCTGGGATGGACTTGAGTGCCCGAAATGCGGAGGCCGGTCTCCGAAAAAACTGGTTACGGCCTTCAAGACCGACGCCTGGTCCAAGTTCCTCGATGGCATGGAACGGAAGGTTAACCCTCTAAAGTTCAAATGA
- a CDS encoding carboxymuconolactone decarboxylase family protein has protein sequence MAEKDIKTQTQETAQLLFSGGAKLTPPFVMWREFNRELANDFSRFITGNLYSRKVLTIQERQMAACAMLASLRAADELRLHVNAALNVGCDPHKLTEIFFQVATYAGMPAVNEALEVYREVLKERGEWPLT, from the coding sequence ATGGCGGAAAAAGATATCAAGACCCAGACGCAGGAAACGGCTCAATTACTTTTTTCAGGTGGCGCGAAGCTCACGCCGCCCTTTGTTATGTGGCGGGAATTCAATCGTGAGCTGGCCAATGATTTTTCACGCTTTATCACGGGGAACCTCTATTCCCGAAAGGTTCTGACGATCCAGGAACGGCAGATGGCGGCCTGCGCCATGCTCGCGTCCCTCAGGGCCGCTGACGAGTTGCGCCTGCATGTGAACGCCGCGTTGAATGTGGGGTGCGATCCGCACAAACTTACGGAAATTTTCTTTCAGGTTGCCACCTACGCGGGCATGCCGGCGGTCAATGAAGCACTGGAAGTCTACCGGGAAGTTCTCAAGGAGCGGGGTGAGTGGCCGCTCACATGA
- the rplU gene encoding 50S ribosomal protein L21, translated as MYAVIKTGGKQYQVAVGEMLEFEKIEGNPGESVAFDQVLMVRDDDSIRVGTPLVKGATVTGTIIAQKKGPKITVFKMKRRKGYRKKAGHRQQLTRLRITEIAG; from the coding sequence ATGTATGCTGTCATAAAAACCGGAGGGAAACAGTACCAGGTTGCTGTTGGTGAGATGCTCGAATTTGAGAAAATCGAGGGAAATCCAGGAGAGTCGGTTGCTTTTGATCAGGTATTGATGGTCCGCGACGACGACTCCATCAGAGTGGGAACGCCTCTGGTGAAAGGGGCAACGGTGACGGGAACAATCATCGCACAGAAAAAGGGTCCCAAGATTACCGTCTTTAAAATGAAACGGCGCAAGGGATACAGGAAGAAGGCAGGTCACCGGCAGCAGTTGACACGGCTCAGAATAACGGAAATCGCGGGGTAG